A single region of the Solwaraspora sp. WMMD406 genome encodes:
- a CDS encoding MFS transporter, protein MARTANRCAALVLAVLVTAVASISWPMLAAAPAQAAPIGPLPAQAANDLCSVEAWQADFRSCLDRLQGVSAARAQCLKPPAPSAPDSGFGGWFATQPEQVDGPIGLYTTYGYAGYRFPTYDLDGGCASGVVNADVSAFNGVANFEMMVATAIIGASNAIRERAWDPGTMYAWADPLVEQATTAIYEEVFTVFGLITICVVGLYLIWRSRQSDMSNMITTAGWAVLIMVVVTAIAAWPVRSANLADGALTSTLGVVHEAVGPRAVELPAEDCLDEDEEQCADQRPPAVRASDTITSSMLYRNWLRGVLGSADSPTAQKYGYALYDAQAFSWFEIETIRADPERREAIIAQKNRQWMVVAEQIRTEDPEAYEHLQGVRDMDRVGTGLIAIFAAVMFAMFDLAASLLVLLGFLLFRWVVVAAPILGTIGLLRPAGAGMRRLGNAVVAAIFNIAIFGTGAAVYLFAVDLIMSTPTLPGWLQVVLIWLCGMVGWLLLRPYRRITDLGGGSDRSGGNSWHIRYFRGSRETRESREPEQVVVKSKDRQGVTVTSQSTVRPEARLEDPSSDRPRTEETTTAPARERPDGRESGTDPAPEPATTRPASRPRRSPTWTPPDVPAEEQQYAVYRPDSARKRDEAPAPRIRSEAR, encoded by the coding sequence ATGGCAAGGACCGCGAACCGGTGCGCCGCACTCGTACTCGCCGTCCTGGTCACCGCCGTGGCGAGCATCTCCTGGCCGATGCTGGCCGCCGCCCCGGCCCAGGCCGCGCCGATCGGGCCGCTGCCGGCACAGGCGGCGAACGATCTCTGCTCGGTCGAGGCCTGGCAGGCCGACTTCCGGTCCTGCCTGGATCGGTTGCAGGGGGTCAGCGCGGCCCGCGCGCAGTGCCTGAAGCCACCCGCGCCCAGCGCCCCCGACTCCGGCTTCGGCGGCTGGTTCGCCACCCAGCCGGAACAGGTCGACGGCCCGATCGGGCTGTACACCACCTACGGGTACGCCGGCTACCGGTTTCCGACCTACGACCTGGACGGCGGCTGCGCGTCCGGGGTGGTCAACGCCGACGTCAGCGCGTTCAACGGCGTCGCCAACTTCGAGATGATGGTCGCCACCGCGATCATCGGCGCGTCCAACGCGATCCGGGAGCGGGCCTGGGATCCCGGCACCATGTACGCCTGGGCCGATCCGCTGGTGGAGCAGGCCACCACCGCCATCTACGAAGAGGTGTTCACCGTCTTCGGCCTGATCACGATCTGTGTGGTCGGGCTCTACCTGATCTGGCGGTCCCGTCAGTCGGACATGAGCAACATGATCACCACGGCCGGCTGGGCGGTCCTGATCATGGTGGTGGTGACGGCGATCGCCGCCTGGCCGGTCCGCTCGGCGAACCTCGCCGACGGCGCGCTGACCAGCACCCTGGGCGTGGTCCACGAGGCGGTCGGTCCCCGGGCCGTCGAGCTTCCGGCGGAGGACTGCCTCGACGAGGACGAAGAGCAGTGTGCCGACCAGCGCCCGCCGGCGGTACGGGCCAGCGACACCATCACGTCGTCGATGCTGTACCGCAACTGGCTACGCGGGGTGCTCGGATCGGCAGACAGCCCCACCGCGCAGAAGTACGGCTACGCCCTCTACGACGCCCAGGCGTTCAGCTGGTTCGAGATCGAGACCATTCGGGCCGACCCGGAGCGGCGCGAGGCGATCATCGCGCAGAAGAACCGGCAGTGGATGGTGGTCGCCGAGCAGATCCGCACCGAGGACCCGGAAGCCTACGAGCACCTGCAGGGCGTCCGGGACATGGACCGGGTCGGCACCGGACTGATCGCGATCTTCGCGGCGGTCATGTTCGCGATGTTCGACCTCGCCGCCTCGCTGCTGGTGCTGCTCGGCTTCCTGCTGTTCCGGTGGGTCGTGGTGGCCGCGCCGATCCTCGGCACCATCGGCCTGCTCCGCCCGGCCGGCGCCGGGATGCGCCGGCTCGGCAACGCGGTCGTCGCCGCGATCTTCAACATCGCGATCTTCGGCACCGGCGCCGCCGTCTACCTCTTCGCCGTCGACCTGATCATGAGTACGCCGACCCTGCCCGGCTGGCTGCAGGTGGTGCTGATCTGGCTGTGCGGGATGGTGGGCTGGCTGCTGCTGCGCCCGTACCGCCGGATCACCGACCTGGGCGGCGGCTCGGATCGCAGCGGCGGCAACTCCTGGCACATCCGCTACTTCCGGGGGAGCCGGGAGACCCGTGAGAGCCGCGAGCCCGAACAGGTCGTGGTGAAGTCCAAGGATCGGCAGGGCGTCACGGTGACCTCGCAGTCCACGGTGCGTCCCGAAGCCCGGCTGGAGGACCCGAGCAGCGACCGGCCGCGCACCGAGGAGACGACGACCGCGCCGGCTCGGGAACGCCCGGACGGGCGCGAGTCGGGCACCGACCCGGCCCCCGAACCGGCGACGACCCGGCCGGCGAGTCGCCCGCGCCGGTCGCCGACCTGGACCCCACCCGACGTGCCGGCGGAGGAACAGCAGTACGCCGTCTACCGCCCGGACAGCGCCCGCAAGCGGGACGAGGCACCGGCGCCCCGGATCCGGTCCGAGGCACGGTGA
- a CDS encoding M23 family metallopeptidase: MALTATLVLLCCTGGIGAVLFTDDEPDQSALFRAFGCGREGPVRADDIDFRIGPYGPEQLGNAAVIINVGAEMSVSPRGWVIAVATAMQESTLRNLGHLGSRNDHDSVGLFQQRPSQGWGTPEQLQDPAYSSRKFYDKLLTVDGWETMTLTAAAQRVQVSAFPDAYAKHEPLATRIVNVLTDGAARAVVGPDGLRCAGDGEIAASGWTRPVPGNVGSGFRTNSRPGHNGVDIAQPKGVLIRAASAGRVIVSRCDPDQFGRLDCNVDGSPRKGGCGWFVDILHADQVITRYCHMVSRPDVAEGDQVDAGQVIGKVGSSGNSSGPHLHYEVHVGGDRSSHGAVDPVPFMRERGAPLGESG, from the coding sequence TTGGCCCTGACCGCGACCCTGGTGCTGCTCTGCTGCACCGGTGGGATCGGCGCGGTCCTGTTCACCGACGACGAGCCGGACCAGTCGGCGTTGTTCCGCGCCTTCGGCTGTGGTCGGGAGGGTCCGGTCCGGGCCGACGACATCGACTTCCGGATCGGCCCGTACGGTCCGGAGCAGCTTGGCAACGCGGCCGTCATCATCAACGTCGGCGCCGAGATGTCCGTCTCGCCCCGGGGCTGGGTGATCGCGGTCGCCACCGCGATGCAGGAGTCCACCCTGCGCAACCTCGGCCATCTCGGTTCCCGCAACGACCACGACTCGGTCGGGCTGTTCCAGCAGCGTCCCAGCCAGGGCTGGGGTACGCCGGAACAACTCCAGGACCCGGCGTACTCGTCGCGGAAGTTCTACGACAAGCTGCTCACCGTCGACGGCTGGGAGACGATGACGCTCACCGCGGCCGCGCAACGGGTGCAGGTCAGCGCCTTCCCGGACGCGTACGCCAAGCACGAGCCGCTGGCGACCAGGATCGTCAACGTCCTCACCGACGGGGCGGCCCGGGCGGTCGTCGGCCCGGACGGGCTGCGGTGCGCCGGCGACGGCGAGATCGCCGCCTCCGGGTGGACCCGGCCGGTACCGGGCAACGTCGGCTCCGGCTTCCGGACCAACTCCCGACCCGGACATAACGGGGTGGACATCGCCCAGCCGAAGGGGGTGCTGATCCGGGCGGCGTCGGCGGGCCGGGTGATCGTCTCGCGGTGCGACCCCGACCAGTTCGGCAGGCTCGACTGCAACGTCGACGGCTCGCCCCGCAAGGGTGGCTGCGGCTGGTTCGTCGACATCCTGCACGCCGACCAGGTGATCACGAGATACTGTCACATGGTCAGCCGGCCGGACGTGGCCGAAGGCGACCAAGTCGACGCCGGGCAGGTCATCGGCAAGGTCGGCTCCAGCGGCAACTCGTCCGGCCCACACCTGCACTACGAGGTGCACGTGGGCGGCGACCGCAGCAGCCATGGAGCTGTCGACCCGGTGCCGTTCATGCGGGAACGCGGCGCACCGCTCGGTGAAAGCGGTTGA
- a CDS encoding ATP-binding protein, translating into MSRSFPPGSARPAGQPGGNSGNVKQPIDYHSSEPEDESAAEAELVTSPRHGAVAVFQAPQNARAARTAPTPQPTTGAGPVPGPRSGRTNDPTDIDSPFLDLFAGTNPGGTASRAPRAVGGPPTRAAIRPPEPSPREVSTPEASAREASASEPPPVRPAPPSPPRQAGPVPDPAAGNGNGNGNGNGNGNGNGAVSSNFPAASRQRPDGAPPGPRVGHSMPHPATDLTTRPGTRPVTSADSGAPASGPPLAASPASGFPASGVSAHRDGSDLAEPAFPSPAERFPADAAAPPAQRPPAQHESAQHESEQHPPAERAERAMRRTAPPQRTENAADITGHPTQTAAAHPAGPTLAGEHPGGPAPAAYPVDPATPAPAPTRPAVRPLSTPPGIDRFDHPEYLDRPAPAAARTTADLPPQDRAGTDPAPPARDRDKRAAKARETSSVTIRDKRASRRARAEAGKPIKPAPIKAPKVKFTDRDPAAELAITEIAGHLTFTPNTVTAWYWLPEVRWAFRPDAEREVLLSAISEQYAGLSGFRLHLRRTTRPFPADEWARTIDSLTGSPLPQVPGAASWSDHLVAAQRHLMSVNHAEGQTYLGITFARRSLGDSLTERVLRVFGRGVAESERRRLGRMVEQFDEVLGAFGMRGRRVTAGELEWLLYRSVALCMAPPTMLSPVRDGNWDRGDLLALTEQIERYRTPYGSTLKLVNRMTGEERHVAVLAVGRMEPLEIPERHEPWMHFHERLPWPMELSSRVDLLGSTDSFRNLEHRLRMIRSQQLDYAEHGIDAPPELERLAKRALHIGDEMTTGLPVESARAHGWHRVAVGGRTREECLERARRLIQLYSREMRISLQHPKNQDWLAREFIPGEPVANTGYIRRMPVKLLAAALPQAASTVGDRRGDLIGRTAGTCRRPVFLDLHFPMEVRERSGLAVFVAEPGGGKSTLLGALGYLAARRGVQVTLLDPSGPLARLCAMPELRPYSRVLNLTGSEQGTLAPYSLIPTPIRTEFAAGTAGDREYEIAVSNSRAERRMLVQDICMMLVPPQVARESSTATLLRHAVRQVPAEETSTLDDVVACLNGLDDDGRELANLLLDTAEMPLALLFFGSPEPGLLGADAALTVITMAGLRLPDLKIEREYWSAEEALALPMLHTAHRLAVRRCYGGSMGSRKLVGLDEAHFMEGWRSGRSFLVRLARDSRKWNLAALVSSQNPKDILGLDVQNLVSTVFVGRIAEDQEIAAEALRLLRVPVDDGYEATLASLSSVDSSSASRLGFREFIMRDVDGRVQKVRVDVSYVDGLLDHLDTTPGTPQAAPAGLPSALSDLEV; encoded by the coding sequence ATGAGCCGATCATTCCCGCCGGGCTCCGCTCGCCCGGCCGGTCAACCGGGCGGCAACAGCGGTAACGTTAAGCAACCGATCGACTACCATTCCTCCGAGCCGGAGGACGAGTCGGCGGCCGAGGCCGAGCTGGTGACCAGCCCTCGCCACGGTGCGGTCGCCGTGTTCCAAGCACCGCAAAACGCCCGCGCCGCCCGCACCGCGCCGACCCCGCAGCCCACCACCGGGGCAGGACCGGTCCCCGGGCCACGATCGGGTCGTACCAACGATCCGACCGACATCGACTCGCCTTTCCTCGACCTGTTCGCCGGAACCAACCCAGGTGGTACGGCGTCCCGCGCCCCACGGGCCGTCGGCGGACCACCCACCCGGGCCGCCATCCGCCCGCCGGAACCCAGCCCGCGCGAGGTCAGCACACCCGAGGCCAGCGCGCGCGAAGCCAGCGCGTCCGAACCGCCACCGGTTCGGCCTGCGCCGCCCTCGCCCCCACGCCAGGCCGGACCGGTGCCCGACCCGGCCGCCGGCAACGGCAACGGCAACGGCAACGGCAACGGCAACGGCAACGGCAACGGGGCAGTGTCGTCCAATTTCCCCGCCGCCTCCCGTCAGCGACCGGACGGCGCACCGCCCGGACCACGGGTCGGCCACTCGATGCCTCATCCTGCGACTGACCTGACCACGCGGCCCGGCACCCGACCCGTCACCAGCGCCGATTCCGGTGCCCCGGCATCCGGGCCGCCACTCGCCGCTTCACCGGCTTCCGGCTTCCCGGCATCCGGTGTCTCCGCACACCGAGACGGCAGTGACCTGGCGGAGCCGGCGTTCCCGTCACCCGCCGAACGGTTTCCGGCCGACGCCGCAGCACCACCCGCACAGCGCCCACCCGCGCAACACGAATCCGCGCAGCACGAATCCGAGCAGCACCCACCCGCCGAACGCGCCGAACGCGCCATGCGGCGGACCGCACCGCCGCAGCGCACCGAGAACGCCGCCGACATCACCGGACATCCGACGCAGACCGCCGCCGCCCACCCGGCGGGACCGACGCTCGCCGGCGAACACCCGGGCGGACCTGCTCCGGCGGCATACCCGGTCGACCCGGCCACCCCGGCTCCGGCGCCCACCCGGCCCGCCGTACGGCCACTGTCGACCCCACCGGGGATCGACCGCTTCGACCACCCCGAGTACCTCGACCGCCCGGCACCGGCCGCCGCCCGGACGACCGCCGACCTGCCTCCGCAGGACCGGGCGGGTACCGACCCGGCGCCACCAGCCAGAGACCGGGACAAGCGGGCGGCCAAGGCCCGGGAGACGTCGTCGGTCACGATCCGGGACAAGCGGGCGAGTCGGCGGGCCAGGGCCGAGGCCGGCAAGCCGATCAAACCCGCGCCGATCAAAGCCCCGAAGGTCAAGTTCACCGACCGGGACCCGGCGGCGGAGCTGGCCATCACCGAGATCGCCGGCCACCTGACGTTCACCCCCAACACCGTCACCGCCTGGTACTGGCTACCGGAAGTGCGCTGGGCGTTCCGGCCGGACGCCGAGCGGGAGGTGCTGCTGTCGGCCATCTCCGAGCAGTACGCCGGGCTCTCCGGCTTCCGCCTGCATCTGCGCCGCACCACCCGGCCGTTCCCGGCCGACGAATGGGCCCGCACGATCGACTCGCTCACCGGCAGCCCGCTGCCCCAGGTGCCCGGTGCCGCCTCCTGGTCGGACCATCTGGTCGCCGCCCAGCGGCACCTGATGTCGGTCAACCACGCCGAAGGACAGACCTACCTGGGCATCACCTTCGCCCGCCGGTCCCTGGGCGACTCCCTGACCGAACGCGTACTGCGGGTCTTCGGCCGAGGCGTGGCCGAAAGCGAACGCCGCCGGCTCGGTCGGATGGTCGAACAGTTCGACGAGGTGCTGGGCGCCTTCGGGATGCGCGGCCGGCGGGTCACCGCCGGAGAACTCGAATGGCTGCTCTACCGCTCGGTCGCGCTCTGCATGGCCCCGCCGACCATGCTTTCGCCGGTCCGCGACGGCAACTGGGACCGTGGTGACCTGCTCGCCCTCACCGAACAGATCGAGCGCTACCGCACCCCGTACGGCTCCACGCTGAAGCTGGTCAACCGGATGACCGGCGAGGAACGCCACGTCGCCGTACTGGCGGTCGGCCGGATGGAGCCACTGGAGATCCCCGAACGGCACGAGCCGTGGATGCACTTCCACGAACGCCTGCCCTGGCCGATGGAACTCTCCTCCCGGGTCGACCTGCTCGGCTCGACCGACTCGTTCCGTAATCTCGAACACCGGCTGCGGATGATCCGCTCCCAGCAGCTCGACTACGCCGAACACGGCATCGACGCCCCACCCGAGCTGGAGCGGCTGGCCAAACGGGCGCTGCACATCGGCGACGAGATGACCACCGGGCTGCCGGTCGAATCGGCCCGCGCCCACGGGTGGCACCGAGTCGCGGTCGGTGGGCGTACCCGCGAGGAATGCCTCGAACGGGCCCGGCGGCTGATCCAGCTCTACTCCCGGGAGATGCGCATCTCCCTGCAGCACCCCAAGAACCAGGACTGGCTGGCCCGGGAGTTCATCCCGGGTGAGCCGGTGGCCAACACCGGCTACATCCGACGGATGCCGGTCAAGTTGCTGGCCGCCGCGCTGCCCCAGGCGGCCTCGACCGTCGGCGACCGGCGCGGCGACCTGATCGGACGGACCGCCGGCACCTGCCGCCGGCCGGTCTTCCTCGACCTGCACTTTCCGATGGAGGTCCGGGAACGATCAGGGCTCGCGGTCTTCGTCGCCGAACCCGGCGGTGGCAAGTCGACGCTGCTCGGCGCGCTCGGCTACCTGGCGGCCCGCCGGGGTGTGCAGGTCACTCTGCTCGACCCGTCCGGTCCGCTGGCCCGGCTGTGCGCGATGCCGGAGCTGCGGCCGTACTCGCGGGTGTTGAACCTGACCGGTTCGGAACAGGGCACGCTGGCGCCGTACTCGCTGATTCCGACCCCGATCCGGACCGAGTTCGCGGCCGGCACGGCCGGCGACCGGGAGTACGAGATCGCCGTCTCCAACTCCCGCGCCGAACGCCGGATGCTGGTCCAGGACATCTGCATGATGCTGGTGCCGCCGCAGGTCGCCCGGGAGTCGTCGACCGCGACGCTGCTGCGACACGCGGTCCGGCAGGTGCCCGCCGAGGAGACGTCCACCCTCGACGACGTGGTGGCCTGCCTCAACGGGCTCGACGACGACGGTCGGGAACTGGCGAACCTGCTGCTCGACACCGCCGAGATGCCGCTGGCGCTGCTGTTCTTCGGCTCGCCGGAGCCAGGCCTGCTCGGCGCGGACGCCGCGCTGACCGTGATCACCATGGCCGGGCTGCGGCTGCCCGACCTGAAGATCGAACGAGAGTACTGGTCGGCCGAGGAGGCGCTCGCGCTGCCGATGCTGCACACCGCGCACCGGCTGGCGGTACGGCGCTGCTACGGCGGCTCCATGGGGTCACGCAAACTGGTCGGCCTGGACGAGGCGCACTTCATGGAGGGCTGGCGGTCCGGCCGGTCGTTCCTGGTCCGGCTGGCCCGCGACTCCCGGAAGTGGAACCTGGCCGCGCTGGTCTCGTCGCAGAACCCGAAGGACATCCTCGGCCTGGACGTGCAGAACCTGGTCTCCACCGTCTTCGTCGGCCGGATCGCCGAGGACCAGGAGATCGCCGCCGAGGCGCTGCGGCTGCTGCGGGTGCCGGTCGACGACGGTTACGAAGCGACGCTCGCCTCGTTGTCCAGCGTGGACAGCTCATCGGCGAGTCGGCTCGGCTTCCGGGAGTTCATCATGCGCGACGTCGACGGACGGGTGCAGAAGGTACGGGTGGACGTCTCCTACGTCGACGGCCTGCTCGACCATCTGGACACCACGCCGGGAACACCCCAGGCGGCCCCGGCCGGTCTGCCGTCCGCGCTGAGCGACCTGGAGGTGTGA